CCCATCTTGGTCCACAGTTACAAGGGAAGGATCCTTGAAGAAGGTCTGGTGAACCCCTATAAATTCGACCATTGCGTCATGCGCTATAAGCGCCCCGGGTCGGGCTGGACCTATATAGATCCTACCATGAGCCATCAATCGGGTGATGAAGGATTCGTCCATTTCCCGGAATATCGGAAAGGGCTGCTGCTGAGTGAGGAGGGGGCATTGATAGACCTTCCCATTTCTAGAGAAGGGCGTGTAGAGGTGAAGGACGTGGTCCTTCCCGATGGTATAGGAGGTGGGGCTACCTATGAGATCACCACCACTTACTACGCAGATGAGGCCGATTATCAGATACGCATCTTCAATAACAACGATCTGGATCTGATGCAGGAGCGCTATCTGGATTTTGCATCCAATCTCTATCCCGATATCCAGGTGCTCGATTCGCTGAATGTGGTAGAGTCCACCTATGAGGGTCTGGGCATGTTCGTCACCTATGAGAAATATAGAGTGGATTCCATCTGGGCCGAAGATGTGGATGGCACCATTTACTTGGAGCTCTATCCACTCAGTTTGGAAAATCTGCTCGAGTATGATCGTGAAGTAGATCGTACGATGCCCCTCTCTGTCTACCCGAAAGACTATACGCATACCATACTTTGCAAATTACCTGAAGAATGGACTATCGAGTCGGGTGAAATAGATTTCAGTGGAGAGGATTATTCAATGGGGATGCTCTCGCAATACAATCCGGATTCCCGCATGCTCACATTGGAGTATACTTATCAGGTAGAGACCGATCACATTGGAACAGATGAAGTAGGGAGATTCATAGAGGACAACAAACTCCTGATGAGCAACATCGGCTATTATCTCACCTACCTACCGGGTATGGGGGGATTTGAGTTCAGCTGGTTGGCCTTTGTGGGAGTCTTCATTCTCTTCGCTCTATTTGCCTATCTCTTCTATCGGCTGTACATGGATTATGACCCACGTAAAGAGACTGTGGGGACACCCCAAACGATCGGTAGCTGGTTGATACTTCCTCTATTGGGACTCTTTATCGGATTCTTCCGTATCGGGTATCAGCTCATCACAGAGTTCGGACTGTTCAATGCTACCAGCTGGAGTGGCTATATGAAATTGGAGAATGCCTATCTATCCGTCATCCTATGGGAGATCGTGTACAATGTGGCTCTTCTCTCTTTCATCGTGCTCTTGCTGGTCCTGTTCTTCAAGAGACGTACGTCCTTGCCGATACTCATCGTCATATTCTATGCGGCCAATCTATTGATGCCCTTTTTGGATCTGGCCATCGTCAATTCTTTAGCGGGCATGGCTTGGTCTTCTGAAGAAGTGATGAGTGTCGCTAAAGCAGCCGTGGCTGCCGGCATTTGGATTCCGATCTTCTTGGTCTCCAGTCGGGTGAAGCGGACCTTCGTCAAGAACCGTTCAGAGGATGACCTCGGACTGATCGAGGAGACAGAGCCTATCATAGCCTAGCATCCCTCAGAGGCCGTGTTTGCTCTAGATTCTACGGAGAATTCCTATATTCAATGGGTCATCCAGACTCAATGTCATGTCTTATTTCAGAATTCTTTCAGCCCTTGTCATCCTGATAGCGATGCAGTCAACGAGTGAAGCTCAGCTCCTCGGATTCAACTATTCGAAATTCTATGCCCAAGGTGATTTCAATCGGA
This Flavobacteriales bacterium DNA region includes the following protein-coding sequences:
- a CDS encoding DUF3857 domain-containing protein: IILSVSAGSYRFSSTPDWVDVHQVTEYGMTDDHTTGYNMILFDRQERLSTEEFYAHMTYELLSLDGIQSLSPITIDYDPTYQSVRIHSINIIRDGITLDRSDPAYITQLDRETSLERHLYDGSKTIVVNLPDLRVGDILDYSYTMKGENPFFSGSYYGVYHTDYSIPIAREYVKIQYPEGIGLQWRTDEMTESFDERSWGNEIARIWDFSEVEGYERESDVPGWYESHHMVEYSSSTSWSELAGYIAQEYQLEEKDRQAAARVLRELEVDDDTAYEIQELIHFVQNDIRYLGFEQGINAYRPHAPREVLENRFGDCKDKSLTLCALLQAIGLEAEPILVHSYKGRILEEGLVNPYKFDHCVMRYKRPGSGWTYIDPTMSHQSGDEGFVHFPEYRKGLLLSEEGALIDLPISREGRVEVKDVVLPDGIGGGATYEITTTYYADEADYQIRIFNNNDLDLMQERYLDFASNLYPDIQVLDSLNVVESTYEGLGMFVTYEKYRVDSIWAEDVDGTIYLELYPLSLENLLEYDREVDRTMPLSVYPKDYTHTILCKLPEEWTIESGEIDFSGEDYSMGMLSQYNPDSRMLTLEYTYQVETDHIGTDEVGRFIEDNKLLMSNIGYYLTYLPGMGGFEFSWLAFVGVFILFALFAYLFYRLYMDYDPRKETVGTPQTIGSWLILPLLGLFIGFFRIGYQLITEFGLFNATSWSGYMKLENAYLSVILWEIVYNVALLSFIVLLLVLFFKRRTSLPILIVIFYAANLLMPFLDLAIVNSLAGMAWSSEEVMSVAKAAVAAGIWIPIFLVSSRVKRTFVKNRSEDDLGLIEETEPIIA